The segment ACCTCGGCCCGCGCCTCGGCGACCCGCCCCTTCGTGATGCCGAAGTTGAGGGACCACTTGAAGCCAGCGACCGCCGTGATGAACTCATGGTTGAAATTGTCGAACACGAACGGGTTGCGGATGGTGGTGCGGTTGTCGGCGTTGGCGACCGAGCCGAAGACGGCAGCGAAGATCTGGGGCCAGTACCTGCTCCGCTCCACCTTGACCAGGGCGCGTCTGGCACGGATGCCCGCTTCGACCTGCTCGATTTCGGGGCGAAGGCGCAGGCTCATCTCCTGATAGATGGGGAGCTGCTGGAGGGGGGTGGCGATGGGTCGGATACGGCGATCGGCGACCTCCACTCGGGTTCCGGGCGTGAGGCCGGCCGCAAAGCGCAGCGCCTCGCGGGCGAGGATGGCGTTCTTCTCCG is part of the bacterium genome and harbors:
- a CDS encoding TolC family protein translates to EKNAILAREALRFAAGLTPGTRVEVADRRIRPIATPLQQLPIYQEMSLRLRPEIEQVEAGIRARRALVKVERSRYWPQIFAAVFGSVANADNRTTIRNPFVFDNFNHEFITAVAGFKWSLNFGITKGRVAEARAEVQKLEYTRERARKGIPVQVQKAFLEVMEARKNIIVTEKSYRAGKKWMISAVANFDLGIGSPKDIFEALGQYVKMRVANLQSIYNHNLSFARLESASGSLAPR